The following nucleotide sequence is from Hevea brasiliensis isolate MT/VB/25A 57/8 chromosome 7, ASM3005281v1, whole genome shotgun sequence.
GGCTGATGAGAACAACAACATTTTTCAGGGCTACTTACCAGGCAGTGACACTCAGATCCATAATTTTCACGGGTTTGATCAATCCAACAGCGCCTCCTTAGCTTTGCAGAATATAGTGGTTAACACCTCTGACATGAATACCTTTCTGGATTGTCATCAGTTCATTTTGGATGAAGGATTCAACCAGGGGCTTTCCTTTGGTAATAGTGATAGTAAAAAGTTTGGCAGGAGTGCTGAGATTATCAACCAGCCCATCAATCCCCGTCCTTCTGCTTTCATGGGACCACAATGTGCACTCTGGGACTGCACCCGGCCTGCTCAAGGATCTGAATGGTTTGAAGACTATTGTAGCAGCTTTCATGCTACTCTGGCCTTGAATGAAGGTCCACCCGGTATGACTCCAGTTTTGCGGCCCAGGGGTATTAGTTTGAAGGATAATTTATTGTTTAATGCTCTTAGTGCAAAGAAACAGGGCAAGAATGTAGGTATTCCTCATTGTGAAGGAGGTGCTAGTATGAAATCTCCATGGAATGCTACTGGTAAGTGTACATCACAACTTCTCCCATTTGATTAATTTTTATGGTTCAGTTTCTTTTACCTTGCATTGCTATTCTGCAGCATGCTTGCTTCTATTAAAGCAATGCTATTTTTGAACTGCTTAAAATTAAGTGATTGTGGCCAAGTATTATAGTATGGTTTAGATTGATTGTGGAATCTGACCTCGAGCGTTGTAATTAATAGATACAGAACTTTGATTTAGTGTGACAAAACAATTGTCTAATTGTGTTGGTTTGGCTAATTTACTGACTTTCCACATTGCAGAGCTATTTGATCTTTGCTTGCTTGATGGTGAAACAATTAGAGAATGGCTCTTTTTTGATAAGCCTAGAAGGGCATTTGAAAGTGGAAGCAGGAAGCAGAGGTCATTGCCAGACTACAGTGGACGTGGTTGGCATGAATCCAGGAAGCAAGTGATTAAGGAGTTTGGTGGGCAAAAGAGGTCCTATTATATGGATCCACAGCCTCCAGGCTGCTATGAGTGGCATTTATATGAATATGAGGTCAATAACTACGATGACTGTGCATTATATAGGTTGGAACTCAAGTTGGTTGATGaaaagaagactcaaagaggtaAAGTTATGAAGGATTCACTTGCTGATCTGCAAAAGAAGATGGGAAAGCTCACCGCTGATAATACAGGAGATAGCAGTCCCTCTACTGAGGGCAGGACAAAGGTTGACAAAAAAGCTAATGCTGAAGATGTTGATCCTTCTCAAGATCGCAAGACTTCTGGTGCTGGATCCTGAGGCCATGATTCCATGCAATCATCTTCCAAGTGGATTTGATTGACTATCATGTTCATCATGGAGCTTGCTTGAATGTGGAAACTAACAGCATTTTATCACAGTACGCTGCTGCTGAATTTGTTGAAGATAATTAAGTTGCTAATCCATTGTCTTATGGTCATTAATAGCTTCACTTTACAATAGTTTTGGGAATGAAGTTGAATACCAGATGGCTGCTGAAAGTGTATAGTGGAAAGTACCAATGTTAATAACTTTTGACATCATGGCCGGATATTTGAGAATATGTTAAAATACCTTTATGCAGGCAAACTTCGACATTGTCCTGTTAAAAGAAGTTTTTGAATGTCTGGATTTGGTGGATTTCGAAGAATAGATTTTCAAGTTTTGAAAATTGGCTGAGTAGAAAAATGATGACCTCCCAAGTCCTATCCTTACGAGAGATGGActtgattttattgaaaattgAATGCCCATTGCTCCTGCAACAGCATTCCTTGAAGCATGTGAAAGAAAATCATCCAAGAAGTTGTTGAAGCTGTCAACTGTCGATATAAGAGAATTCCAAATCCTTGCCTGGCAACAACTCTCTCAGTTTATCATGGTTTGACTTGAATCTTCTTTGCCAACCTCACTATCTTCCTCTATCACACTCTTCACAGCCTTGCAAACACTTTCCTTGGCGAACCAACCGTCTTCTCGTTTTTCCACTTCCACTCCAACCTTTAAGTTCCTGCTCGCCATTCCTGCATTAATTATCTGATCTGCAATGTGATAACAGTACCACCTGGCATTTATTCACCAATGCCTCTGGTAAATATCAGAGAACCAGTACCGCAATGTGTAATGAAGCAATCCACAGATGGATGCTGAAGAATCAACCGTTCTTGAACCCATCCTTCATGAACTACTCTTCCATGGATTTTCTCTTCAAATCCTTGGGGCAATGTTGCTTCAATTGAGTCAGTATCCATTGGCGGTTTCAGTGCCGCCAAGAATGACATACCTGTGAGCTCTAAACCAAAGAGCTATAAATTGCACTCACAAATGCACAGCATATCACAGAATTAACCTGGAATCTTCCTAGTCACTTGGCCCGCTTCTGGTCTAAAGTGGAGGTGGGTGGCTCTGGTACAACCTGTCCTAAGGCAACACTGGCTTACTATTGGCTTTCAAGATAATCAACAAAAGGTCCTTCAATTTCTCTGCATGTTCTGAAGCCTAGAGCATCACATTGGGTGATTCCAATATAATGGCCGTCAAAGAAGCTGTTATCCCTGCCAAACTTCATGACCATGCCTGCAACCTGAGCTCTTGCCTCGTGTGAGTGAAGCATGACGGAAGGGTCAGGAAAGCTTGAGGAAAGCTGCGTAAGATCAGCTACAATGAAGTTGCTTCCTTTAGTTTCCTTTGCTAGACATATGCTGAGATCTACAACTACTGAACTGATGGTACTGTAGACGAGCCAGCTTTGGAATCCATTCTGcaaaatcaaagaaaataaaGTTGGGTTTTAAATCTCTGAGTATCACTTCAATTTTAGGCTCAATTCGATCCATGGCAGCCATGATGTATGGGTGTAAAGGGTAAGGAACATCAGAAGTGGTCTCAGCACGAGGAGGGAGGCCATCCACATGAGTAACAATAATGGAATGAAAGTGATGAGGTTTGGATGGTGGTTGAATAACCTTGCTTTAGATTTGTAATTCAAAATCCTAGTGAGATTTGAAAGATATTCCGAATTTGAACAAgagaaatattaatattttttatatagagTAAAACTCATATTTTAGTGTTATTGCTAAATTGAGTAGGATTTCTAATTAGATTATGATTAGTggtctcaacgagggtaagcaaatTTAATGATGTGCTCTTCATAACTTAATATTGATAATTTTGGGGTTGGAATTATAGTGTTGGTCCCTGTTAAAAGGAACGTTTGATATTTCACCATTTTGGGTTTCCAAACAACACGGGTATATGGGATGACCCTACAGTGAATT
It contains:
- the LOC110672705 gene encoding transcription factor VOZ1; translation: MQKDTKSKCTSSSHHLLLDNAKNRLNDLQERFFNLQAARKEGRVSDVAILEEQVYQSLREWKADLDAPSPASSVLGGSLGTFSDDVGRLLQLCEEEDDATSVLAEQSVPKPEPTAQNLNTGHFTAFEDGYLPGSDTQIHNFHGFDQSNSASLALQNIVVNTSDMNTFLDCHQFILDEGFNQGLSFGNSDSKKFGRSAEIINQPINPRPSAFMGPQCALWDCTRPAQGSEWFEDYCSSFHATLALNEGPPGMTPVLRPRGISLKDNLLFNALSAKKQGKNVGIPHCEGGASMKSPWNATELFDLCLLDGETIREWLFFDKPRRAFESGSRKQRSLPDYSGRGWHESRKQVIKEFGGQKRSYYMDPQPPGCYEWHLYEYEVNNYDDCALYRLELKLVDEKKTQRGKVMKDSLADLQKKMGKLTADNTGDSSPSTEGRTKVDKKANAEDVDPSQDRKTSGAGS